Within the Pedosphaera parvula Ellin514 genome, the region CTGCTCTTTGTCGCTATCGTATTATCCATTTACGGATTCTTTCTCTGGCACCGTTTCTGTCATCCTTGGTAAAGCTAAATACCATTTCACAATGAGTTCGCAACCACAACCTTTACTAGCCGGCACTGGCCGCCGTTGCACGAACCCTCCCCCCAACATCGCCCACGGCGGCTGGGGCGCTCAAAAACATGAGCAGGCCGAAGGCATCGACATGGATCTCTGGGTAACCGCCCTCGCTCTCTCGGATAACACCACAACCGCGCTCTTCCTGGATATCGATATCCAAATTCTCACGAACCAGGTCGCCGACCGCATCCGCGCTACGGTTAGCCAAGCCACCGGCCTTCCTGTTCAAAACATCCGTGCTTCCGCCACACACACCCATTCCGGCCCCGTTCCTTACAAGAGTTGGATCGAAAAAGGTTTTGAAATGGTGGAACCCTGGTTTGAAAACCTTTACCGCTGGTGCGCCGAAGCCGCCGTCGAAGCCATCGCCAATCTCCAGGAAGTGACGGTGCGCTCCGGTCGCGGTGAATGCCATATCAATGTAAACCGCCGCGCCACCTCTCCCAAAGGTGACCTGTTCCTCGGCAAGAATCGTAGCGGCCCATGCGACCACGAAGTCGTCGTCGTGAAGCTGGACGAACTCGACAGCACTCCCGTTGCCACTCTGGTCAATTACGCCTGCCACCCCACCATCATGGGCCCGCCCAATCGCCTCATCACACCCGATTATCCCGGTGCCATGAAGCGCGTCGTCGAGGAAGCCGTCGGCGGACATTGCCTCTTCCTCCAAGGCGCCGCTGGCGACCAGGGCCCCGTCCAGGGATTTCAAGGTGATCCCAAACTTTACCGCAAACTCGGCGCCGTCCTCGGCCACGAAGTCGCCAAAATCGCCCTCGGCTTGAACCACGTTCCCTCAGGCGAATCCTTCAAGGAAATAATCCCGTCAGGCGCTCCACTTGGAATGTATAATGAACAGTTCGCAACCATTGCTGGCACTCCTGTGCAAGTCCTCGACTGCGAAGTCCCCGTCCCTCTGCGCGAAGGCTTGCCGGAAAAGAAACCTGCCACCGAGAAGCTGCAATTTTGGAAGGACAAGCTGACTGCTGCGCGTGCACGGAATGATGAACCCGCCATTACCGAAGCCATCTACATGGCCCGCCGCGCCGATATCCAACTCCGCATGGCTGATGATTTCGGCGGCAAAACCAACGCTGGCGTTCGCACGCATATAATCCGCTTCGGCGATATCGCCTTCGTCGGCTGCAATATTGAGCCCTTCTGCGAAATCGGGATGTATGTAAAAAAACATTCTCCTTTTCCCATCACCTTCATGTCCGGCTACACCAATGGTCGCATGGCCTATATGGCCACGGCTGAAGAGTGGCCCAAAGGTGGCTACGAAGTCGAAAACTCTCCATTCGGTCAGAGCGCCGCCGAATCCTTGCAACGCGAAATCATCCAATCTCTGCATTCGCTCGTGGAAAAGAAGTGACATTGCACCATGAAGATCACCAGCATCGAAACCATCCCCATCAAGGTTCCCATCAAACCTGAGTTTGCCATCCGC harbors:
- a CDS encoding neutral/alkaline non-lysosomal ceramidase N-terminal domain-containing protein, with translation MSSQPQPLLAGTGRRCTNPPPNIAHGGWGAQKHEQAEGIDMDLWVTALALSDNTTTALFLDIDIQILTNQVADRIRATVSQATGLPVQNIRASATHTHSGPVPYKSWIEKGFEMVEPWFENLYRWCAEAAVEAIANLQEVTVRSGRGECHINVNRRATSPKGDLFLGKNRSGPCDHEVVVVKLDELDSTPVATLVNYACHPTIMGPPNRLITPDYPGAMKRVVEEAVGGHCLFLQGAAGDQGPVQGFQGDPKLYRKLGAVLGHEVAKIALGLNHVPSGESFKEIIPSGAPLGMYNEQFATIAGTPVQVLDCEVPVPLREGLPEKKPATEKLQFWKDKLTAARARNDEPAITEAIYMARRADIQLRMADDFGGKTNAGVRTHIIRFGDIAFVGCNIEPFCEIGMYVKKHSPFPITFMSGYTNGRMAYMATAEEWPKGGYEVENSPFGQSAAESLQREIIQSLHSLVEKK